A part of Corynebacterium mustelae genomic DNA contains:
- a CDS encoding ribose-phosphate diphosphokinase → MTATKWSEPKKNLMLFSGRAHTELGEAVAKELGIELTPMTARDFANGEIFVRFEESVRGSDAFVIQSHTQPLNKWIMEQLIMIDALKRGSAKRITAILPFYPYARQDKKHRGREPISARLVADLLKAAGADRIVSVDLHTDQIQGFFDGPVDHMHAMPILTDYIKKNYTLDNIVVVSPDAGRVKVAEKWANTLGDAPLAFVHKTRSTEVANQVVANRVVGDVKGKTAVLLDDMIDTGGTIAGAVGVLRDAGAEDVIIACTHGVFSDPARERLSQCGAKEVITTDTLPQSTEGWENLTVLSIAPLLAKTIHEIFENGSVTDLFEGQA, encoded by the coding sequence ATGACCGCAACCAAGTGGAGCGAACCGAAGAAAAACCTGATGCTGTTTTCCGGTCGCGCGCACACTGAGCTCGGAGAAGCCGTCGCCAAAGAGCTCGGCATTGAACTTACCCCCATGACCGCCCGCGACTTTGCCAACGGCGAAATCTTCGTCCGCTTCGAAGAATCCGTGCGTGGTTCAGATGCGTTTGTCATCCAATCCCACACCCAGCCGCTGAACAAGTGGATCATGGAACAGCTCATCATGATCGACGCGCTCAAACGCGGATCGGCCAAGCGCATCACCGCCATCCTGCCGTTCTACCCGTACGCCCGACAGGATAAAAAGCACCGGGGCCGGGAACCAATCTCTGCTCGGCTAGTTGCCGACCTGCTGAAAGCAGCAGGCGCAGATCGCATCGTGTCTGTGGACCTGCACACCGACCAGATCCAGGGCTTCTTTGACGGTCCGGTCGATCACATGCACGCCATGCCGATCCTGACCGACTACATCAAAAAGAACTACACATTGGACAATATTGTTGTAGTCTCCCCCGACGCAGGCCGGGTTAAGGTCGCTGAAAAATGGGCCAACACCCTTGGTGATGCCCCGCTGGCTTTCGTCCATAAAACCCGCTCGACTGAGGTTGCGAACCAAGTTGTTGCTAACCGCGTGGTTGGTGACGTTAAAGGCAAGACTGCTGTATTGCTGGACGACATGATCGACACGGGTGGCACCATTGCTGGTGCGGTCGGTGTTCTGCGCGACGCAGGTGCCGAAGATGTCATTATTGCCTGCACCCACGGAGTGTTCTCCGATCCCGCGCGGGAGCGGTTGTCCCAGTGTGGTGCCAAGGAAGTCATCACCACGGACACCTTGCCGCAATCCACTGAAGGTTGGGAGAATCTCACCGTGCTGTCTATCGCGCCGCTGCTGGCCAAGACCATCCATGAGATTTTTGAAAACGGCTCGGTTACTGACCTGTTTGAGGGCCAAGCCTAA
- the glmU gene encoding bifunctional UDP-N-acetylglucosamine diphosphorylase/glucosamine-1-phosphate N-acetyltransferase GlmU — translation MTTSTSPTAVVVLAAGAGTRMKSHLQKTLHTIGGRSLLSHALHAAATVAPERIVTVIGHQRDQVGPAVEQIAETLSSPVYVAIQEEQNGTGDAMKSALDKLSDFNGTVVVTNGDVPLLTGETILGLIKSHTATPTAVTVLTMNLDDPTGYGRIVRNDAGEVTEIVEQKDADEKTLKITEVNSGVFAFDTEVLRSALGRLTADNAQGELYLTDVLSIARHDGHLVRAFTAADHRELAGVNDRVQLAEAGRELNRRKVEEAMRGGATIIDPDTTWIDVEVTIGTDVTIYPGTQLLGTTTIGNDAIIGPDTTLSNMVVGDGASVIRTHGSDSEIGPAATVGPFTFIRPGTVLGAKGKLGGFVEAKNAQIGAGSKVPHLTYIGDATVGEQSNIGASSVFVNYDGVNKHRTTIGSHVRTGSDTMFIAPVTVGDGAYSGAGTVIREDVPPGALAISAGKQRNIEGWVVKKRPGTPAAEAATKALEQD, via the coding sequence GTGACAACTTCCACCTCCCCCACTGCCGTTGTTGTTCTCGCCGCCGGGGCGGGCACCCGCATGAAATCACATCTGCAAAAAACCCTCCACACAATCGGCGGCCGCAGTTTGCTCTCACACGCACTCCACGCTGCAGCCACCGTGGCCCCGGAGCGGATTGTCACTGTCATCGGTCACCAACGCGACCAGGTAGGTCCTGCGGTGGAACAGATAGCGGAAACACTATCAAGTCCTGTTTATGTCGCTATCCAAGAGGAACAAAATGGCACTGGCGATGCCATGAAGAGCGCGTTGGATAAGCTTTCGGATTTCAACGGCACTGTGGTTGTCACCAATGGCGATGTGCCGCTTTTAACCGGCGAGACTATCTTGGGTCTGATTAAGTCGCACACCGCCACCCCCACGGCTGTCACAGTATTGACTATGAACCTTGACGATCCCACCGGCTACGGCCGAATCGTGCGTAACGACGCTGGTGAAGTCACCGAGATCGTCGAGCAAAAAGACGCCGATGAAAAAACCCTCAAAATCACGGAGGTCAATTCCGGGGTATTTGCCTTTGATACCGAAGTGCTGCGCTCAGCACTAGGAAGGTTGACAGCCGATAACGCACAGGGCGAGTTATATCTGACTGACGTACTGTCGATTGCACGCCACGACGGCCACCTGGTTCGTGCCTTCACCGCAGCCGACCATCGTGAATTGGCGGGAGTGAACGACCGAGTGCAATTAGCTGAGGCAGGCCGGGAGCTTAATCGTCGAAAAGTAGAAGAAGCCATGCGCGGCGGTGCCACCATCATTGATCCAGATACCACCTGGATCGACGTTGAGGTCACCATCGGAACCGATGTCACCATTTATCCAGGAACCCAATTGCTGGGCACCACCACTATCGGCAACGACGCCATCATCGGCCCGGATACCACCCTAAGCAATATGGTCGTTGGCGACGGCGCTTCCGTGATCCGCACCCACGGCTCCGATTCCGAGATCGGCCCCGCCGCGACAGTGGGTCCGTTTACCTTCATCCGCCCGGGCACCGTGTTGGGGGCAAAGGGCAAACTCGGCGGATTTGTGGAGGCTAAAAACGCCCAGATCGGTGCCGGGTCTAAAGTGCCGCACCTGACCTATATCGGCGATGCTACCGTGGGTGAGCAGTCGAATATCGGTGCTTCCAGCGTTTTTGTCAATTACGACGGTGTGAATAAGCACCGCACCACCATCGGTTCCCACGTGCGCACCGGCTCGGACACCATGTTTATCGCCCCGGTAACCGTCGGCGACGGCGCGTACTCCGGCGCAGGCACCGTCATCCGGGAGGATGTGCCACCTGGAGCACTTGCGATATCGGCTGGTAAGCAACGCAACATCGAAGGCTGGGTAGTAAAAAAACGCCCCGGTACGCCTGCTGCCGAAGCCGCAACCAAGGCCTTGGAACAAGATTGA
- a CDS encoding multicopper oxidase domain-containing protein, with translation MSKADGQLQSNTRFNRRQFLAAGLVTTASAGLALSGCAIGKNNAGSATTAESFAPTSARVPRGWDGKPRPLPIPPLAEFSMVEGRKVFSLTAKQGQSEILPGVSTTTWGFNGSMLGPTIRMSRGDNVDLRFENTLPDVTAVHCHGMLLPAEMDGGPHSAIPSGKVWTSSFTVEQPAATLWYHPHPHGETGVQAYRGLAGMIVLDDDISSSLDLPNDYGVDDIPVVIMDANFTDTGQLDETFDNDLGLQGDVPHINGITNPVFQATTRRLRLRLLNGSNMRFYNISTSDSRQFYVIASDSGLLEAPQPASAVTLGPGERTEIVIDVDPGEEFSLMSIGFADNLGVPEDEYSLDFKLKDVLNLLLIKGPKEGAAKKVPELPKVLDPSAAAPVAVADAIERNFELNTFEINGQSMDMNRVDVVIDHSEPEVWVVTNGNSDWIHNFHIHNCAFKVLEASETTVNFDTYGWKDTVTIPPGVTLKLGVIFGQYRDNHYPYMYHCHMLFHEDQGMMGQFMLVNKGQLPELDTDFTRGISGIHNH, from the coding sequence ATGTCCAAGGCCGATGGCCAGTTGCAGTCCAATACGCGGTTTAACCGACGCCAATTTTTAGCAGCCGGGTTAGTAACAACCGCTTCCGCTGGTCTAGCTTTAAGCGGTTGCGCGATTGGGAAAAACAATGCCGGGTCTGCGACAACGGCGGAATCTTTCGCCCCCACCTCTGCCCGAGTGCCGCGCGGCTGGGACGGAAAACCGCGACCGCTACCAATCCCACCGTTAGCGGAATTTTCTATGGTGGAGGGGCGGAAGGTATTTTCGCTTACCGCTAAACAAGGACAATCCGAGATCCTGCCTGGTGTCAGCACCACCACCTGGGGCTTTAATGGATCCATGCTTGGGCCGACCATCCGGATGTCCCGGGGCGATAATGTTGACTTGCGGTTTGAAAACACTCTGCCCGATGTCACCGCAGTGCATTGTCATGGGATGTTGCTCCCAGCGGAGATGGATGGTGGGCCGCATTCGGCTATTCCATCAGGGAAGGTGTGGACTAGCTCGTTTACGGTGGAGCAACCTGCTGCCACCTTGTGGTACCACCCGCATCCGCATGGTGAAACTGGGGTGCAAGCTTACCGCGGGCTAGCGGGGATGATTGTGCTTGACGACGATATTTCCTCAAGCCTTGATCTACCCAATGATTATGGTGTGGACGACATTCCAGTCGTCATCATGGACGCCAATTTCACCGATACTGGGCAATTGGATGAAACTTTCGACAATGATCTGGGGTTGCAGGGCGATGTGCCGCATATAAACGGGATCACTAACCCAGTGTTTCAGGCCACAACTCGAAGGCTTAGGCTGCGGCTTCTTAACGGCTCTAACATGAGGTTTTATAATATTTCCACCTCGGATTCCCGGCAGTTTTACGTTATAGCCTCCGATTCTGGGTTATTGGAAGCGCCGCAACCTGCTTCTGCCGTCACTCTAGGGCCAGGTGAGCGCACCGAGATTGTGATCGATGTGGATCCAGGTGAGGAGTTTTCCCTCATGAGTATTGGTTTTGCTGATAACTTAGGGGTGCCAGAGGACGAATACTCCTTGGATTTCAAACTCAAAGATGTTCTTAACCTCCTGTTAATTAAGGGGCCGAAAGAGGGGGCGGCGAAGAAAGTGCCGGAACTTCCGAAAGTCTTAGACCCCAGCGCAGCCGCCCCAGTTGCCGTCGCTGATGCTATTGAACGCAACTTCGAGCTCAATACCTTTGAAATCAACGGCCAGTCCATGGACATGAACCGGGTTGACGTAGTTATCGACCATTCCGAGCCAGAGGTGTGGGTGGTTACCAATGGCAATTCCGATTGGATTCATAATTTCCATATCCATAACTGTGCGTTTAAGGTGCTGGAAGCGTCGGAAACGACCGTCAATTTCGACACCTACGGTTGGAAAGACACCGTTACCATTCCTCCTGGAGTGACCTTAAAACTTGGGGTGATCTTCGGCCAATACCGCGATAACCATTACCCGTACATGTATCACTGCCACATGCTTTTCCATGAAGATCAAGGAATGATGGGGCAATTCATGTTGGTCAATAAAGGCCAACTGCCCGAACTCGATACCGACTTCACCCGAGGGATTAGTGGTATTCATAATCACTAG
- a CDS encoding TetR/AcrR family transcriptional regulator — translation MVRQRMTGKQRREQLIAIGRSIFAERGYEGTSVEEIAMRAGVSKPVVYEHFGGKEGLYAVVIDREMTKLESTITQSLLTGRSRARIEQAVIALLTYVEEDTDGFQILVRDTQPGIGRSYSTLLNDIVAQVSHILGNAFTRSGLNPDTAILYGQALVGMVSMTAQWWLDQRETEDSLPKEVVAAHIVNLCWNGLGGMEAEPQLSNVDAPPAQLGTRPPQADSSQADTQ, via the coding sequence ATGGTTCGGCAGCGCATGACAGGAAAACAACGCCGCGAGCAATTAATCGCCATCGGCAGGAGTATTTTCGCCGAACGCGGCTATGAAGGCACCAGTGTGGAAGAAATCGCCATGCGGGCAGGAGTATCCAAACCAGTAGTCTACGAACACTTCGGCGGCAAAGAAGGCCTCTATGCTGTGGTGATTGACCGTGAAATGACGAAATTGGAATCCACGATTACCCAGTCGTTGCTCACCGGGCGTTCCCGGGCGCGGATTGAACAGGCAGTTATCGCACTGCTTACTTATGTGGAAGAAGACACTGACGGCTTCCAAATCCTTGTCCGTGATACCCAACCTGGAATAGGTCGCAGTTATTCCACCCTACTGAACGACATTGTCGCCCAGGTGTCCCACATTCTTGGAAACGCGTTTACCCGAAGCGGACTCAACCCCGACACCGCAATTCTGTATGGGCAAGCACTGGTAGGGATGGTTTCCATGACTGCCCAATGGTGGTTGGATCAACGCGAAACCGAAGACAGCTTGCCCAAAGAAGTTGTCGCGGCCCATATCGTTAACCTCTGCTGGAACGGGCTCGGCGGAATGGAAGCGGAACCACAGCTATCGAACGTTGATGCGCCACCCGCTCAGCTTGGAACCCGACCGCCACAAGCAGACAGCAGCCAAGCTGATACACAGTGA
- the mfd gene encoding transcription-repair coupling factor, which yields MLAGLLKTAAKDPKLSGLFTHLGDQQLRITAIDQARPWTIGALANHAPVLVVTATGREAEDLTAELKAMWGNKVAWFPAWETLPHERLSPAADIAGQRAKIIESLPQLKIVVTAARGVCQPILTHVIGRKPLMLSVGTDYDMASISNELVFRAYKHVDLVARRGEFAIRGGILDIFPTTSDTPIRLEFWGDELTEIRAFSVADQRALPDSELQTAELYTARELPITDEIAQTAQTLAAQHDGNPTLQELLSKIGDKIPTDGMEALIPVLVDTPLVTLPELMPPGTHVVALHPEKIRTRITDLQATDAEFLAAGWEAAALGAEGPVDSAQLDLTASSYRSYESLIKSADNAGNPWWTITPPGMSGDFDADILPLEFNTPPTPRGDQSEIAAMMTMLRAHVAAGGKAAYIAPAHGAIKRMVERFTENGIPTKVATPGLEPNAGEITLYQALSHAGLVFNPSGSNQAKTTSAPLVVITETDLTGNRVGDIAGAKRRQAKRRHRVDPLALKTGDFVVHETHGIGRFLKMTERTITTGDETSRREYIVLEYAPSKRGQPADQLYVPMDSLDLLSRYVGGEKPTLSKMGGSDWKNTKKKARAAVREIASELVELYAKRAAAPGHAFAPDSPWQREMEDNFPYVETEDQLLAIEAVKADMEKPTPMDRVVVGDVGYGKTEVAVRAAFKAVQDGKQVAVLVPTTLLAQQHLATFIDRMAGFPVTIKGLSRFTSTAEAKEIIAGLADGSVDVVIGTHRLLQTGVQWKNLGLVIVDEEQRFGVEHKEHIKAMRTHVDVLTMSATPIPRTLEMSMAGIREMSTILTPPEDRHPILTFVGAQEDKQIAAAIRRELLRDGQVFFVHNKVADIEKKARHLRELVPEARIVVAHGQMSEELLERTVQGFWDREYDVLVCTTIVETGLDIANANTLIVENAHHMGLSQLHQLRGRVGRSRERGYAYFLYPKDTTLTETSYDRLATIAQNNDLGAGMAVAMKDLEMRGAGNVLGAEQSGHIAGVGFDLYIRLVGEAVEAFRALATGQPIDGTDKGPKEIRIDLPVDAHIPDTYINAERLRLEVYRKLAASTSETDLRLAVEEMEDRYGPLPDEVRRLLSVARLRHLARQAGISDIGVQGTRIKIHPVELADSKQVRLKRLYPGATYRAAAKAIQVSIPRSGRNVTDPKLRDVALVQWVADFLSAMFDVPKIDVHDGTHSAESTVISVSE from the coding sequence ATGCTCGCCGGATTGCTGAAAACAGCAGCTAAAGACCCCAAGCTTAGCGGCCTTTTCACCCATCTAGGCGACCAACAGCTTCGCATCACCGCCATCGACCAAGCACGCCCTTGGACGATTGGTGCTTTAGCAAACCATGCACCAGTGTTGGTGGTAACCGCCACCGGGCGGGAAGCCGAAGATTTAACCGCCGAACTCAAAGCTATGTGGGGTAATAAGGTCGCTTGGTTTCCTGCTTGGGAGACCCTGCCACATGAACGCCTGTCGCCTGCAGCCGACATCGCTGGTCAGCGTGCGAAAATCATCGAGTCGCTACCTCAGTTAAAAATCGTGGTCACCGCAGCCAGGGGAGTATGCCAACCGATTCTCACACACGTTATTGGCCGGAAACCACTTATGCTTTCGGTCGGAACCGATTACGACATGGCGTCGATAAGCAATGAACTCGTCTTTCGTGCCTACAAGCACGTCGACCTCGTTGCCCGACGCGGTGAATTCGCCATTCGTGGCGGTATCCTCGATATTTTCCCCACCACCAGCGACACCCCGATACGGCTGGAATTTTGGGGCGACGAACTCACCGAAATCCGCGCTTTCAGCGTAGCCGACCAGCGTGCCCTTCCTGATTCTGAACTTCAAACTGCCGAATTATATACCGCCCGCGAACTACCCATCACCGACGAGATCGCACAAACCGCTCAGACTCTTGCCGCCCAACACGACGGCAATCCCACGCTCCAGGAACTTTTGAGCAAAATCGGCGATAAAATCCCCACCGACGGCATGGAAGCACTCATTCCGGTGTTGGTGGATACCCCGCTGGTCACCCTGCCGGAACTCATGCCACCTGGTACACACGTTGTGGCGCTGCACCCAGAAAAAATCCGCACCCGGATCACCGATCTTCAGGCAACCGACGCGGAATTTTTGGCAGCAGGTTGGGAAGCCGCCGCCCTTGGTGCCGAAGGGCCAGTAGATTCGGCTCAGCTGGATCTCACTGCCTCCTCCTATCGGTCATACGAGTCGCTGATAAAAAGCGCCGACAACGCCGGGAACCCGTGGTGGACTATCACCCCGCCCGGTATGTCCGGTGACTTTGACGCTGATATTTTGCCGCTCGAATTTAACACCCCACCCACCCCTCGCGGCGACCAGTCGGAGATCGCCGCCATGATGACCATGCTGCGCGCCCATGTCGCCGCAGGTGGAAAAGCCGCCTACATTGCCCCCGCCCACGGCGCAATAAAGCGCATGGTTGAGCGATTCACCGAAAACGGAATCCCCACCAAGGTAGCAACACCGGGCTTAGAACCCAATGCCGGGGAAATTACCCTCTACCAGGCGCTTAGCCACGCCGGGCTGGTATTTAACCCCAGTGGCAGTAACCAAGCAAAAACCACCAGCGCACCTTTGGTCGTCATCACCGAAACCGATCTCACCGGCAACCGGGTCGGGGATATCGCCGGTGCGAAACGTCGACAAGCAAAACGCCGCCACCGGGTGGACCCGCTAGCGCTGAAAACCGGCGACTTCGTGGTGCACGAAACCCACGGAATCGGACGGTTCCTCAAAATGACCGAACGCACCATCACCACCGGTGACGAAACTTCACGCCGCGAATACATCGTCTTGGAATACGCCCCAAGCAAACGCGGCCAACCCGCCGACCAACTCTATGTCCCCATGGACAGCCTCGACCTGTTATCGCGCTACGTTGGCGGCGAAAAACCCACCCTGTCCAAGATGGGCGGCTCTGATTGGAAAAACACCAAAAAGAAAGCCCGCGCCGCAGTCCGCGAAATCGCGAGCGAACTGGTCGAACTCTACGCCAAACGCGCCGCCGCGCCGGGGCACGCCTTCGCACCGGACTCACCGTGGCAGCGGGAGATGGAAGACAACTTCCCTTATGTGGAAACCGAGGACCAACTGTTAGCCATTGAGGCGGTCAAAGCCGACATGGAGAAACCGACCCCCATGGACCGCGTGGTGGTGGGTGATGTTGGCTACGGCAAAACCGAAGTCGCCGTGCGCGCCGCCTTTAAAGCCGTCCAGGACGGCAAACAAGTGGCTGTTTTAGTACCCACCACCTTGCTAGCACAGCAACACCTCGCCACCTTTATCGACCGGATGGCTGGATTTCCGGTAACGATAAAAGGACTGTCCCGCTTCACCAGCACCGCGGAAGCTAAAGAAATCATTGCCGGGCTTGCCGACGGCAGCGTCGACGTGGTCATCGGCACCCACCGATTGCTGCAAACTGGAGTGCAGTGGAAAAACCTCGGCTTGGTCATCGTCGACGAGGAACAACGCTTCGGCGTGGAACATAAAGAACACATCAAAGCGATGCGCACCCACGTCGATGTGCTTACCATGTCGGCGACCCCCATTCCGCGCACCTTGGAAATGTCCATGGCGGGCATCCGGGAAATGTCGACCATCCTCACCCCACCGGAAGACCGCCACCCGATCCTCACCTTCGTTGGCGCGCAGGAAGATAAACAAATTGCAGCCGCTATTCGACGTGAGTTACTGCGTGACGGCCAAGTGTTTTTCGTACACAATAAAGTCGCCGACATAGAAAAGAAAGCCCGCCACCTTCGGGAATTGGTGCCCGAAGCGCGGATTGTTGTGGCCCACGGCCAAATGAGCGAAGAACTACTCGAACGTACCGTTCAAGGATTCTGGGACCGGGAATACGACGTATTGGTGTGCACCACAATCGTCGAAACCGGGCTCGACATCGCCAACGCCAACACACTTATTGTGGAAAACGCCCACCACATGGGACTTTCCCAGCTGCACCAATTACGCGGCCGGGTGGGCCGGTCACGGGAACGCGGCTACGCCTACTTCCTGTACCCCAAAGACACCACGCTGACCGAAACCTCCTACGACCGGCTTGCTACCATCGCACAAAACAACGACCTCGGCGCGGGCATGGCGGTGGCCATGAAAGACCTCGAAATGCGTGGTGCTGGCAACGTCCTTGGCGCTGAGCAATCCGGGCATATTGCAGGTGTTGGCTTCGACCTGTATATCCGACTCGTCGGGGAAGCCGTGGAAGCATTCCGGGCGTTAGCAACCGGCCAACCTATCGACGGCACCGACAAAGGCCCCAAAGAAATCCGCATCGATTTGCCTGTCGACGCCCACATTCCTGATACCTACATCAACGCCGAACGGCTCCGACTTGAGGTCTACCGCAAACTCGCGGCCAGCACCTCTGAAACCGATCTGCGGCTAGCCGTTGAAGAGATGGAAGACCGCTACGGGCCACTACCGGACGAAGTGCGGCGCCTGCTGTCTGTTGCGCGTCTGCGCCACCTGGCTCGCCAAGCTGGAATAAGCGACATTGGTGTGCAAGGAACCCGGATCAAGATACACCCAGTGGAATTAGCAGACTCCAAACAAGTCCGACTCAAGCGGCTCTATCCTGGGGCGACCTACCGGGCTGCCGCCAAAGCAATCCAAGTCTCTATTCCGCGATCCGGGCGTAATGTCACCGACCCAAAACTCCGCGACGTTGCACTGGTGCAGTGGGTTGCTGATTTCCTTAGCGCCATGTTCGATGTGCCAAAAATCGATGTGCATGACGGGACACATTCAGCCGAGTCCACCGTCATCAGCGTTAGTGAATAA
- a CDS encoding EndoS/ChiA family endoglycosidase, with translation MRLHHALGSLITATGLALSAVAAPADASPTSLPLPEHKGFHPDAGERSDCEPIVTAYYRTWRDKEIQQLPDDRVGPNVIAMTDIPHNIDVLSLIHVPDHQQSDQQFWATFASTYLPELHRRGTKVLYTLDISAVLDPSLKPTSSPEEYAAHAQRLVDKYVRPHKLDGLDIDMERDLSFDQRIVLRNTMRALTQLVGPFSNTNTLLTYNTNRNAQKAYIDEVAQYVNYVFVQTYSVTDPNEIQYSYWNTYRFYLSSCQFLPSYANPEEFDRNRFLGAIGPVEETAAVKIAGWQPFQGGVKGGIMTYAIDRDGMTYDQPDISTLRVTTFPVIKRVTAVLKAKKFAAAKETAAQTVTNLTNLTETQRQTYIQNINAALTFEDVEALVKAAREHPAAPTATTTPTATSTTSTTPTISSSTNETTSAPTPPQPEPRDRPSSSLTGLYAAIAAIVAAVLGGIAALVFQFFGRL, from the coding sequence ATGCGGTTGCATCACGCACTCGGTTCCCTCATCACAGCAACTGGCCTCGCCCTTAGTGCCGTAGCCGCTCCTGCTGATGCATCCCCAACTTCACTTCCGTTGCCTGAACACAAGGGATTCCACCCGGATGCCGGGGAGCGATCAGATTGTGAACCTATAGTCACGGCATACTATCGAACCTGGCGAGACAAAGAAATTCAACAGCTTCCCGACGACCGGGTCGGCCCTAACGTGATAGCCATGACCGATATTCCCCACAATATTGACGTGTTATCCCTCATCCATGTTCCGGATCATCAACAAAGCGACCAACAATTTTGGGCAACGTTTGCTTCCACCTATCTGCCAGAACTCCACCGGCGGGGAACAAAAGTTCTTTACACATTGGACATCTCCGCTGTCCTCGACCCGTCCCTTAAACCCACCAGTAGCCCGGAAGAATATGCTGCCCATGCACAACGTCTCGTCGACAAGTATGTGCGCCCCCACAAGCTTGATGGGTTGGATATTGACATGGAACGCGACCTTAGTTTCGACCAGCGCATTGTGCTTCGAAACACAATGCGTGCCCTAACCCAACTGGTTGGACCGTTTTCCAACACCAACACACTACTTACATACAACACCAATAGAAACGCGCAGAAAGCATACATCGACGAAGTCGCCCAGTATGTCAACTATGTCTTTGTGCAGACATATAGCGTGACAGACCCAAACGAAATCCAATATTCTTATTGGAACACCTACCGTTTCTATCTTTCTAGCTGCCAATTTCTCCCCAGCTACGCAAACCCGGAAGAATTTGATCGAAACCGATTCTTAGGCGCAATCGGGCCGGTGGAAGAAACAGCGGCCGTAAAAATCGCTGGCTGGCAGCCATTCCAAGGGGGTGTCAAAGGCGGAATTATGACCTACGCTATTGACCGGGATGGAATGACTTATGACCAACCTGATATTTCCACCCTACGGGTGACCACATTCCCCGTAATCAAACGGGTAACCGCTGTGTTAAAAGCGAAGAAATTCGCAGCAGCGAAAGAAACCGCCGCTCAGACCGTCACTAACCTGACCAATCTCACAGAGACTCAACGACAAACCTACATTCAAAACATCAATGCCGCCTTAACATTTGAGGACGTCGAAGCACTGGTCAAAGCTGCACGCGAACACCCCGCCGCGCCCACAGCTACAACCACACCAACGGCTACTTCAACAACCAGCACCACCCCGACTATCAGTAGCTCCACTAACGAAACCACCTCGGCCCCTACCCCACCTCAACCGGAACCACGTGATCGTCCCAGCTCGTCTCTCACCGGGCTCTATGCAGCCATCGCCGCTATCGTCGCCGCGGTACTTGGTGGTATAGCCGCACTCGTGTTTCAGTTTTTTGGGCGTTTGTGA